The genomic stretch TAATGTGCAAATTCGGCGGACTTATGAATCACAAATATATTTTGAACGGACAGGTAATTTCATTTCACAAACGTGAATTATTTTAGATAAATTTGCATATAAATAAATTAAAGACGTTTTTTTATAAAATAATTCTAAAGTTTTTTGAAATTATGCCGATATATAAATAGGGTTTGTTGTAAACAATAATACAGGGAGGTATATTATGCGAATTGAAAGTTTAAGTCAATTGGGGATTGGCTCTTTACAGAAGACACTCACGGGTTCAGTTGAGCAGACAAACAAGAAATTAAGTTCGGTTTTGGAAAAATTGGCGACCGGACAAAGAATTAATAGGGCAAGCGACGACGCTGCCGGATTGGCTGTTGCAGAAGGATTGATAACTCAAACACGCGGATTCAAAATGGCTATGAGAAATACAGAAGACGGGGTTTCTGCATTGAATATAAGCGACGGAGCGTCAAACGAGACAACGGCTATTTTGCAACGGCAACGTGAACTTGCGGTTCAAGCGAGAAATGCGACTTTGAGCGACAACGAAAGACAGGCGCTCGACAAAGAATTTCAGCAGTTAACTCAAGAAATGGATAGAATTTCAAACGTTACCAATTTTAATAAACAGGAACTGACAAACGGACAAGGACTTGGTGCGGGCGGTGCACAGTTGCAGGTGGGCGCCAATGAAGGTGAAATGGTCGCTGTTCCGGGTATGGACATTTCAGTTTCAGCGCTTGGAATTTCCGGCTCCAGTATAAATTCCATAAGCGGAGCGGATATGGCGATTACGGCGATCGACAGCGCTCTGGGTGTCGTAAATCAACAAAGAAGCGATGTAGGAGCTATGACGAACCGTTTAGAAAGCACCATTCGGAATTTGCAAACGGCTGACGTTAACACTACCGCGGCGCAATCAATAATTCGCGATCAGGATATGGCTTTGGGAATTGCGGAAATGGTAAAGAATCAAGTTTTAGGCAAATCAGGCATAAATGCTTTTTCGATATTTAACAAAATAAGCGCCGACCATATTTTGGGACTTATTAAATAGGATTTGAAATCAGTTTTACAGGCGATTTCGGTTTATTTTACGGAATCGCCTTTTTTATTTATATTCCCCAATCATTTATTCACATACCTTGTCGGGTCAGAAATATTCGCTTCAATAAATCCGTTTTTTCTGTGTATGCAGCTGTCGCATTCTCCGCAAGCCGAGCCGTCAACGGAAGGCGAATAACAACTATGCGTAAGCTCGTATCTAACGCCTAATTTGAATCCTGTTTTAATAATTTCGGATTTGCTTAAATTTATCAGAGGGGCGTGAATAATTATAGGGTTGCCGTTACGCCCCGCCTTTGTCGCTAAATTTGCCATTTTTTGATATTGCTCAATGTAATCAGGACGGCAGTCCGGATAACCGGAATAATCGACTGCGGTTACTCCTATAAAAATATCGTGAGAATTTATGCTTTCGGAAAAAGCCAATGCGTATGATAAAAAAAGCGTATTTCGTGCGGGAACGTAAGTGTTTGGAATGCAAATTTCTTTACGATTTTTGGGAACTTCAAAATTTTCAGTCAGAGAATTGTTCATAAAAATTCCAACATCAATATTTATTATTTTGTGTTCTTTTACAGATAAAAACCGAGCAATCTTTTTTGCACAGTCAATTTCAATCGAATGTCGCTGCCCATAACAAAAGCTCATTGCATAAATTTCAAAATTTTCATCTTTCGCAATCGCAGC from Chitinispirillales bacterium encodes the following:
- the queC gene encoding 7-cyano-7-deazaguanine synthase QueC; the protein is MERQERGMKKAVVLLSGGLDSSTCAAIAKDENFEIYAMSFCYGQRHSIEIDCAKKIARFLSVKEHKIINIDVGIFMNNSLTENFEVPKNRKEICIPNTYVPARNTLFLSYALAFSESINSHDIFIGVTAVDYSGYPDCRPDYIEQYQKMANLATKAGRNGNPIIIHAPLINLSKSEIIKTGFKLGVRYELTHSCYSPSVDGSACGECDSCIHRKNGFIEANISDPTRYVNK